In Sutterella faecalis, a genomic segment contains:
- a CDS encoding TonB-dependent siderophore receptor, with amino-acid sequence MLGKLPAAVALAAAAFAFSAQAAEDYKTVEAVSVTAEALKIDTSTQETPQTVNVISGQELADKTVRKLDDALRYTPGFVNTFGTDYDTNWIKIRGFESSLLVNGQRQFTEGYFDTTVEPYLLESVEVLQGPASSLYGDSMPGGVINLVTKKPTKTPQHSVSLSGGTNNYVQGGFDFSDYATEDGSKRYRIVAMVNREDSVLDDVDGWRAMLAPSFTVDIDERSSLTFMMSYLKDRRTASNGFFPAYGTLFSRNGHHISASTNYGDPDDAYNKDQLDAGWELKLGFNDVWTYKQNVNFHYNKFYLHSTAAYGYVDAPDSKTGVLVIQPMIPRYLLVNDGDQKSVTFDNNLTAHWFSGDFENTFQIGFDNQWHHTDWQSNGATGTGYGTIDPLNPSHIDLTGAVPISLYGNSIRKHQFGIYTQAQTNWNETLVAKLGGRYDRISITSSNEDYRSNVQSNRDELSDSNFSWNAGLMYLAPFGISPYVNYSEAFFATGTLNAVSTADWTQSTYMLDKPITTKQTEVGIKITPEWLDGYLNIAWFEITQENGSAQVMIDGTPAMRQVGEKKNKGLEVQGRVSLAKYLTIDASYTYLDAKQSTSAGAMERTEYLPHHTASGWVSYDFTGVGANGLTIGSGLRYLGESIDTVYGSKVPAVTLWDASLSWLINKNWTLSGTVTNITDKEFVTGCYNNMCYYGEGRTARATLTYNW; translated from the coding sequence TTGCTCGGCAAACTCCCTGCCGCCGTCGCTCTTGCTGCTGCCGCTTTTGCGTTCTCCGCGCAGGCTGCCGAGGACTACAAGACCGTTGAAGCCGTGAGCGTCACGGCTGAGGCGCTGAAAATCGATACATCGACGCAGGAAACACCGCAGACGGTGAATGTGATTTCCGGGCAGGAGCTGGCAGATAAGACTGTACGCAAGCTTGATGATGCACTGCGCTATACGCCCGGCTTCGTCAATACGTTCGGGACGGATTACGACACGAACTGGATCAAGATTCGTGGTTTTGAATCTTCGCTCCTGGTGAATGGTCAGCGTCAGTTTACGGAAGGCTATTTCGACACGACCGTGGAACCCTATCTGCTTGAGTCGGTTGAAGTTCTTCAGGGACCGGCTTCATCGCTTTACGGCGACTCCATGCCGGGCGGCGTCATCAATCTTGTCACGAAGAAGCCTACGAAAACGCCTCAGCACAGCGTTTCGCTTTCGGGCGGCACCAACAACTACGTTCAAGGCGGCTTCGACTTCTCCGACTACGCTACCGAAGACGGCTCGAAGCGCTATCGCATCGTTGCCATGGTCAATCGCGAGGATTCCGTCCTTGACGATGTCGACGGCTGGAGAGCCATGCTGGCGCCGAGCTTTACGGTTGACATTGACGAACGCTCCTCGCTCACCTTCATGATGAGCTACCTTAAGGATCGCCGGACGGCAAGCAACGGCTTCTTCCCGGCCTACGGCACGCTCTTCTCGAGAAATGGTCATCACATCTCTGCGAGCACCAACTACGGTGATCCGGATGATGCCTACAACAAGGATCAGCTTGATGCAGGGTGGGAGCTGAAGCTCGGGTTCAACGATGTCTGGACCTATAAGCAGAACGTCAACTTCCACTACAACAAGTTCTATCTGCATTCCACGGCAGCCTACGGCTACGTAGATGCGCCGGATTCTAAAACCGGCGTGCTGGTCATTCAGCCGATGATTCCCCGCTATCTTCTCGTCAATGACGGCGACCAGAAGAGCGTCACGTTCGACAACAACCTCACGGCGCACTGGTTCTCCGGCGATTTTGAGAATACCTTCCAGATCGGCTTCGATAACCAGTGGCACCATACCGATTGGCAGAGCAATGGGGCTACCGGTACCGGCTACGGCACAATTGATCCGCTTAATCCTTCCCATATTGATCTCACGGGTGCGGTGCCTATCAGTCTTTACGGCAACTCCATCCGCAAGCATCAGTTCGGCATCTACACCCAGGCGCAGACCAACTGGAACGAAACTTTGGTCGCAAAGCTGGGTGGCCGGTACGACAGGATCAGCATCACCTCTTCGAACGAGGACTACCGGAGTAATGTGCAGTCGAACAGGGATGAACTCTCGGATTCTAATTTTTCCTGGAATGCCGGTCTCATGTACCTCGCTCCCTTCGGGATTTCGCCCTATGTGAACTATTCCGAAGCATTCTTCGCAACGGGGACGCTCAATGCCGTGAGTACGGCGGACTGGACGCAGTCCACCTATATGCTCGACAAGCCCATCACGACCAAGCAGACGGAAGTCGGCATCAAGATCACGCCGGAGTGGCTCGATGGGTATCTCAACATTGCCTGGTTTGAAATCACCCAGGAGAATGGCTCCGCGCAGGTGATGATTGACGGCACGCCCGCCATGCGTCAGGTTGGGGAAAAGAAAAACAAGGGCCTTGAAGTTCAGGGACGCGTTTCGCTTGCAAAATATCTGACGATTGACGCTTCCTATACCTATCTTGACGCCAAGCAGAGCACTTCGGCTGGTGCCATGGAGCGCACTGAATATCTGCCTCACCACACGGCGAGCGGCTGGGTTTCTTATGACTTCACGGGCGTCGGCGCTAACGGGCTGACAATCGGTTCAGGGCTTCGCTACCTTGGCGAATCGATCGATACCGTTTATGGGAGCAAGGTTCCCGCTGTCACGCTTTGGGACGCATCCCTCAGCTGGCTCATCAATAAGAACTGGACGCTTTCAGGCACGGTTACCAACATCACGGACAAAGAGTTCGTGACGGGCTGCTACAACAACATGTGCTACTACGGCGAGGGCCGCACCGCCCGTGCGACGCTCACCTACAACTGGTAA
- a CDS encoding MFS transporter, producing the protein MSEVDLSRRARISDSRRSFTLFAASLVLICCFIFSSAPIPLIGVWAGEMDLKTAEVAMTVVSYFFGCIVTLVFFARLSNALGRRWVTLITIGWAAVSCWCYAVMTEPMLFYIARFTQGIACGLASSAAMSWIVDCSPKKHAWIGTALTAGGPNVGLSIGTLLSGILTAYGLVDIDVMFMSFVVICVLLAALVWKAEETIPPGTETLAEVLMPKIALPGRLWRIFLVVGFAMLGTWGLGSFLQGFSAKLAEEAFGATSTMYAAIVYMGLIVPNAAAGFLVGSFRPSRVFPIAVTCFAIAGALLFLFLETGHPSLFLTALIAGGACSGATSTLGVKFLLQDSTLRERAGVIAALYLSCYVGSGIPNFVVSRLAAGVSMGSIYLGYIGWITGTWLLSLVFFLIVRKSSRPAERLRFTD; encoded by the coding sequence ATGTCCGAAGTAGACCTCAGCCGACGCGCGCGGATTTCTGATTCGCGCAGGAGCTTCACGCTTTTTGCCGCGTCCCTTGTTCTCATCTGCTGCTTCATCTTCTCTTCTGCTCCGATTCCCCTGATCGGCGTCTGGGCGGGAGAAATGGACCTCAAGACCGCTGAGGTTGCGATGACCGTGGTGAGCTACTTCTTCGGATGCATCGTCACGCTCGTCTTTTTCGCGCGCCTGTCGAACGCCCTCGGACGGCGTTGGGTGACGCTCATTACCATCGGCTGGGCTGCCGTTTCCTGCTGGTGCTATGCGGTCATGACGGAGCCCATGCTCTTTTACATCGCGCGCTTTACCCAGGGGATCGCCTGCGGACTGGCATCATCCGCCGCCATGTCGTGGATTGTTGACTGTTCACCAAAGAAGCACGCCTGGATCGGAACGGCTCTGACGGCAGGCGGCCCCAATGTCGGTCTCTCGATTGGTACGCTGCTTTCAGGCATCCTCACCGCTTACGGGCTTGTGGACATCGACGTGATGTTCATGAGCTTCGTCGTCATCTGCGTGCTTCTTGCGGCGCTCGTGTGGAAGGCCGAGGAAACCATTCCGCCCGGTACGGAAACGCTCGCCGAGGTCCTGATGCCGAAGATTGCGCTGCCCGGGCGCCTCTGGCGCATTTTCCTCGTGGTGGGGTTTGCAATGCTCGGGACATGGGGGCTCGGGAGCTTTCTGCAGGGCTTTTCGGCAAAGCTTGCTGAAGAAGCCTTCGGCGCCACGAGCACCATGTATGCGGCGATTGTCTACATGGGGCTCATTGTTCCGAATGCAGCGGCAGGCTTCCTGGTTGGGAGCTTCAGGCCGTCGCGCGTTTTCCCGATAGCGGTTACTTGCTTCGCGATTGCCGGCGCGCTTCTTTTCCTCTTTCTTGAGACCGGGCACCCGTCGCTTTTCCTCACGGCGCTGATTGCCGGCGGCGCCTGTTCGGGAGCCACCTCCACCCTGGGCGTCAAGTTCCTTCTTCAGGATTCGACGCTTCGCGAGCGTGCGGGCGTCATTGCCGCGCTCTATCTCTCCTGCTATGTGGGCTCAGGAATCCCCAACTTTGTCGTAAGCCGGCTTGCGGCAGGAGTCTCCATGGGTTCGATTTATCTCGGCTACATCGGGTGGATAACGGGGACGTGGCTTCTTTCGCTTGTCTTCTTCCTCATTGTGAGAAAGAGCAGCCGGCCTGCCGAGCGGCTTCGATTTACAGACTGA
- a CDS encoding bile acid:sodium symporter family protein, which yields MNTLRKISFFVNKTFALWVVATGVLGFLFPEVFVLAGPWVPFLLGIVMFGMGLTLTASDFREIFSRPKDVIIGIIAQFTIMPLSAFLLCMAFDLPPDLAVGLMLLGCCPGGTASNVVTFLARGDVALSVTITSCTTLMAPVVTPALMYAFASEWLSIDPTAMFLSIVQVILVPIGAGVLIHRIFGDRVENVTCALPLISVTAIVIIIAAVVASTKSSIVNAGFVAFLVVAIQNAVGMGLGYVIGRMTGMNAAKCRALCFEVGMQNSALGVALASVHFAANPMTALPSAVGALWHNLTGPIVATWFQSREAGEPVAGITPAKTETSPAA from the coding sequence ATGAATACTCTCCGGAAAATCAGCTTCTTTGTGAACAAGACGTTCGCGCTCTGGGTCGTCGCCACCGGCGTCCTCGGCTTCCTATTTCCGGAAGTATTCGTACTGGCTGGCCCCTGGGTACCCTTCCTTCTCGGCATCGTCATGTTCGGCATGGGGCTCACGCTCACGGCGTCGGACTTCCGAGAAATCTTCTCCCGCCCGAAGGACGTGATCATCGGCATCATTGCGCAGTTCACGATCATGCCGCTCTCGGCCTTCCTGCTCTGCATGGCCTTTGATCTGCCGCCCGACCTCGCCGTCGGCCTGATGCTCCTCGGCTGCTGCCCGGGCGGAACGGCTTCGAATGTCGTCACTTTCCTTGCCCGCGGCGATGTGGCGCTCTCCGTCACGATCACGTCCTGCACGACGCTGATGGCGCCCGTGGTGACGCCTGCCCTGATGTACGCCTTTGCGAGCGAATGGCTCTCGATCGACCCGACCGCAATGTTCCTCTCGATCGTCCAGGTGATCCTCGTTCCGATCGGTGCAGGCGTTCTGATTCACCGCATCTTCGGCGACCGTGTTGAAAACGTCACCTGTGCGCTGCCGCTCATTTCCGTGACGGCCATCGTGATCATCATCGCCGCGGTTGTTGCCTCGACCAAGTCGAGCATCGTGAATGCGGGCTTCGTCGCCTTTCTCGTGGTTGCCATCCAGAACGCCGTCGGCATGGGGCTCGGCTACGTGATCGGCCGCATGACGGGCATGAATGCCGCCAAATGCCGCGCCCTCTGCTTTGAGGTCGGCATGCAGAATTCGGCTCTCGGCGTGGCGCTCGCCTCCGTGCACTTTGCCGCGAACCCGATGACGGCGCTCCCCTCGGCTGTCGGCGCTCTCTGGCACAACCTGACCGGTCCGATCGTCGCGACCTGGTTCCAGAGCCGCGAGGCCGGAGAGCCCGTCGCCGGGATTACGCCCGCCAAGACGGAAACGTCTCCTGCTGCCTGA
- a CDS encoding [FeFe] hydrogenase, group A, with translation MASQIYKDKKELAPRAFINGISVVIEPNDTILEAARRAGIFIPTLCEFAALNHRPGTCRICLVDIDRADGGHDIVTSCDTKIEPGMRIHTRTAEVRRRQRLQMELLFADHDENCSSCSRHGDCELQKAALWVGLEGSHISGKYLADRREDASAPAMRFDGRKCIRCLRCIEVCRRVQGPNVSALTLIDTGTGAQVGFRGADSWGASDVCIQCGQCSLVCPTGAISVRDQCCDVFDLLDDDSVTTVFQIAPAVRVAIAEAFGLPPGTNVEGKIVTALKRMGADYVMDTRWSADVTIMEEGTEILERLREAKAAGTLEKPFTYFTSCCPGWVNYVEKVAPDMIPHLSSTRSPQAIFSALAKTWMPKSRELDPKSIRVISIMPCTAKKDEAGRKLLERRPGEKDTDVVLTIREFTRLIRRTGLNLAELPDTAFDTPQMTLASGGAQLFATTGGVMEAALRTMSAITNQDPQPLPPFEDVRGARSIKETTVHLGDLGDIRVAVVHECANVAKVIDMVRKGTCPYHFVEVMACPNGCVGGGGTPRGRDIWKNNLGARQSAVYDIDARMPIRASHENPEVIRLYEDFLGAPGSRLAHELLHCTYEDRSGAGEKPRARKIFRLVELSPDQMGNPD, from the coding sequence ATGGCTTCCCAGATTTATAAAGACAAGAAGGAGCTCGCGCCCCGCGCATTCATCAACGGCATCTCCGTGGTGATCGAGCCCAACGACACGATTCTCGAAGCGGCTCGCCGCGCCGGGATCTTTATTCCGACGCTTTGCGAATTCGCGGCCCTCAATCACCGTCCCGGAACATGCCGCATTTGTCTTGTGGACATTGATCGCGCGGACGGCGGCCACGACATCGTGACCTCATGCGATACGAAGATCGAGCCCGGCATGCGCATTCATACGCGTACGGCCGAGGTCCGCCGCCGGCAGCGCCTGCAGATGGAGCTTCTTTTTGCCGACCATGATGAAAATTGCTCTTCCTGCTCCCGCCACGGCGACTGCGAACTCCAGAAGGCGGCCCTCTGGGTGGGGCTCGAAGGCTCGCACATTTCCGGAAAATATCTGGCAGACCGTCGGGAGGATGCTTCCGCCCCTGCCATGCGCTTTGACGGCAGAAAATGCATCCGGTGCCTGCGCTGCATCGAGGTCTGCCGCCGCGTGCAGGGGCCGAACGTATCGGCGCTCACTCTGATCGACACCGGCACGGGCGCTCAGGTCGGTTTCCGCGGCGCGGACTCCTGGGGCGCCTCCGACGTCTGCATTCAGTGCGGGCAGTGCTCGCTCGTCTGCCCGACGGGAGCCATCAGCGTGCGCGACCAGTGCTGCGACGTTTTTGATCTTCTCGACGACGACTCCGTCACGACGGTCTTTCAGATCGCTCCGGCCGTGCGCGTGGCGATTGCCGAGGCTTTCGGACTTCCGCCCGGCACCAATGTCGAGGGGAAGATCGTGACGGCGTTGAAGCGCATGGGCGCCGACTACGTGATGGATACGCGATGGTCTGCCGACGTGACGATCATGGAGGAGGGAACGGAGATCCTGGAGCGCCTCCGGGAAGCAAAGGCCGCGGGAACGCTGGAGAAACCCTTTACGTATTTCACTTCCTGCTGCCCCGGATGGGTCAACTACGTCGAAAAGGTTGCGCCCGACATGATTCCGCACCTCTCCTCGACGCGCTCGCCGCAGGCGATTTTCTCGGCGCTCGCGAAGACCTGGATGCCGAAGTCGAGGGAGCTCGATCCGAAGTCGATCCGCGTCATTTCGATCATGCCCTGCACGGCGAAAAAGGACGAGGCAGGAAGGAAGCTTCTCGAGCGCCGCCCCGGCGAAAAAGATACCGACGTTGTGCTCACGATCCGGGAATTCACGCGCTTGATCCGCCGCACGGGGCTCAACCTGGCCGAGCTTCCCGATACGGCGTTCGACACGCCTCAGATGACGCTCGCTTCGGGCGGCGCGCAGCTTTTCGCAACGACGGGCGGCGTCATGGAGGCGGCGCTTCGCACAATGTCCGCCATTACGAATCAGGATCCTCAGCCGCTCCCGCCTTTCGAAGACGTTCGCGGCGCGCGCTCGATCAAGGAAACGACCGTTCATCTCGGGGACCTGGGCGACATCCGCGTGGCGGTGGTTCACGAATGCGCCAATGTTGCGAAGGTGATCGACATGGTGAGAAAGGGCACCTGTCCCTATCACTTCGTTGAGGTCATGGCCTGTCCCAACGGCTGCGTCGGGGGCGGAGGCACGCCCCGCGGGCGCGACATCTGGAAGAACAATCTCGGTGCCCGTCAGAGTGCGGTGTATGACATTGACGCCAGGATGCCGATCCGCGCTTCGCACGAGAATCCGGAGGTCATCCGCCTCTATGAGGACTTTCTCGGAGCTCCGGGAAGCCGCCTTGCGCATGAGCTCCTTCACTGCACTTATGAGGATCGGAGCGGGGCGGGCGAAAAGCCGCGCGCCCGCAAAATCTTCCGGTTGGTTGAGCTTTCCCCCGATCAGATGGGAAATCCGGATTGA
- a CDS encoding FAD-dependent oxidoreductase encodes MEENFLFGFWKGRRFDRRNDASGALPDGFPLEEAREFNRGNPLTSIISSAGFLIFSGAEALPLVLFAYYDNVRRMSCGRCTPCRAGSILICEALKAAVLGRGCTVNWEEVRTLARQMELTSLCGIGASTTAALIGAIDHFLDDLKTTEPLGDPAALAAEKRYASAATAPCIEACPANVNVPRYIDYIRDGRPQLAEGVLLERYPLVGTCGRVCVRPCEKACARRFVEAPVAIKDLKRFAADHAGAPVSHLFAPEASLGLDEKKVAVVGAGPAGITCAYHLLQMGHAVDVFDMEEEAGGMARWGIPAYRLPRRELAGETDVVRALGGHYIFGKKLGRDFSVDSLLRDGYSAVFLGIGCALGQYLNLPDEDPSAEGYLKGLDFLLEIEHSQKNPGGPAPLHGDVVVIGCGNVAMDCCRTARRLLKSGRVIVAYRRIEASAPADPEEIKAARAEGVEFEFLSAPKRIIVEDGRVVGIELVRMYQTEPDASGRRGVKPIAGSEFVIPCSTVIASIGQKMDASVFSPEDGIRLSRWNTIETKADYTTSRKGVFAGGDAAVGAQTLILAMAHGEGAARSIDAYLRSGEPAFFPRKRLSRIIRKADLLGQCRPEKSFPHAERFEVPMLDARGRIEETPWKEVEFGMTDSDGWKESKRCMRCYRLIGVTTRDPIPGAEPTGEDTLPL; translated from the coding sequence ATGGAAGAGAATTTTCTCTTTGGCTTCTGGAAGGGACGTCGATTCGATCGGAGAAACGACGCTTCAGGAGCACTGCCTGACGGCTTCCCGCTTGAGGAAGCGCGCGAATTTAATCGCGGCAACCCGCTGACAAGCATTATTTCGAGCGCAGGCTTTCTCATCTTCTCCGGAGCTGAAGCGCTTCCTCTGGTTCTTTTTGCCTATTACGACAATGTTCGCCGCATGTCCTGCGGACGCTGCACGCCCTGCCGTGCGGGAAGCATCCTCATTTGCGAGGCGCTCAAGGCGGCCGTCCTCGGCCGAGGCTGCACCGTCAACTGGGAAGAGGTCCGCACGCTCGCGCGCCAGATGGAGTTGACGAGCCTCTGCGGCATCGGCGCCTCCACAACAGCAGCGCTGATCGGCGCAATCGACCATTTCCTCGACGACCTGAAGACAACGGAACCCTTAGGCGACCCGGCGGCGCTCGCCGCAGAGAAGCGCTACGCATCGGCTGCAACCGCTCCCTGCATCGAAGCCTGTCCTGCGAACGTCAATGTTCCCCGCTACATCGACTACATCCGTGACGGCCGTCCTCAGTTGGCCGAAGGCGTGCTGCTTGAACGTTATCCGCTCGTCGGCACCTGCGGGCGCGTCTGCGTTCGTCCCTGCGAGAAAGCCTGTGCGCGCCGCTTTGTCGAGGCGCCCGTTGCGATCAAGGACCTGAAGCGATTTGCCGCTGATCATGCGGGAGCCCCCGTTTCGCATCTCTTTGCTCCGGAAGCCTCGCTCGGGCTTGATGAAAAGAAGGTTGCCGTCGTCGGCGCCGGCCCGGCGGGCATCACCTGCGCCTACCATCTTCTCCAGATGGGGCATGCGGTTGATGTTTTCGACATGGAGGAAGAGGCGGGCGGCATGGCCCGCTGGGGAATTCCCGCCTATCGTCTTCCGCGCAGGGAGCTCGCGGGCGAAACGGACGTCGTGAGGGCCCTGGGCGGCCATTACATCTTCGGCAAAAAGCTCGGCCGCGACTTTTCCGTCGATAGTCTCCTTCGCGACGGCTACAGCGCCGTCTTTCTCGGGATCGGCTGCGCGCTCGGGCAGTATCTCAATCTCCCCGACGAGGACCCGTCGGCCGAAGGCTATCTCAAGGGGCTCGACTTCCTGCTTGAAATCGAGCACAGCCAGAAGAACCCAGGAGGGCCGGCGCCTCTTCATGGCGATGTTGTGGTGATCGGCTGCGGGAACGTCGCGATGGACTGCTGCCGCACGGCAAGAAGACTTTTGAAGTCCGGGCGCGTCATTGTCGCCTACCGCCGCATCGAGGCCTCGGCGCCCGCAGATCCGGAGGAAATCAAGGCCGCTCGCGCCGAGGGCGTGGAATTCGAATTCCTTTCCGCCCCGAAGCGCATCATCGTGGAAGACGGCCGCGTTGTCGGGATCGAGCTCGTGCGCATGTACCAGACGGAGCCCGACGCGTCGGGCCGCCGCGGCGTAAAGCCGATTGCGGGTTCCGAATTCGTTATTCCCTGCAGCACGGTCATTGCTTCCATTGGTCAGAAAATGGACGCATCCGTTTTTTCTCCCGAAGACGGCATCAGGCTCTCGCGCTGGAACACGATTGAAACGAAGGCCGACTACACGACCTCCCGCAAGGGCGTCTTTGCCGGGGGCGATGCCGCCGTGGGCGCTCAAACGCTCATCCTTGCCATGGCGCACGGTGAAGGCGCGGCGAGATCGATCGACGCCTACCTGAGGAGCGGGGAACCGGCCTTTTTCCCGAGAAAACGCCTCTCCCGAATCATCAGGAAGGCGGATCTTCTCGGCCAGTGCCGGCCGGAGAAGAGCTTCCCGCATGCTGAACGCTTTGAAGTGCCGATGCTTGACGCCCGCGGACGCATCGAGGAGACCCCGTGGAAGGAGGTTGAGTTCGGCATGACGGATTCGGACGGCTGGAAGGAATCGAAGCGCTGCATGCGCTGCTACCGCCTCATCGGCGTGACGACCCGCGACCCCATTCCCGGCGCCGAGCCCACGGGCGAGGACACGCTTCCCCTTTGA
- a CDS encoding HNH endonuclease domain-containing protein — MTLFSSSLTQESSTEHLFRTLLLKWIPASTRALELGSARFAAPLAEADVCVTVTADADAPDEESGRSPGLERIPLHFPLGKADRERYGEALEEASFDAVVLDGLKEAFTTDKLHELVREIDMVLKPSGVALILLDAASLPQCLSPEFVIALFERFGFALAERKSVQSPVKQTSAGLVFVRDATRVRARKSLQGLLEEDRKTTTYKLALIKALAEINLSNSARVRYLSPTDMDRYLLRSKIPDAPHQAAIPMGLIIERVAALYWQIYRRHALNESAPLPAQIGGGRRLEFEEPLKALIRLYQGDWLAFRNDFYLGRLAAGSARSLAFISLARAINKALQRGPIFYAGNSLGNDSSAIAGKDGNRLFRLAKGAGFRSLEEAIAPALLDRAAGTFYLPSELWRELNVSAPWLTEAITIRWARLSSDFSRGAMSPGAVVDLMTPPEDMRDTNWSRGLFLERIRTGNLHSVWSGVELFPKTLAVDHMIPWSRTHTNDLWNLMPAETKENGQKSDGVPSAHCLDRAADRIIRTWKLYEGSSMGTLFRAQAESTLMGRALPQKDWETPMMDALLRSADETALQYACRRWEPPLRENL, encoded by the coding sequence GTGACTCTTTTCTCCTCAAGCCTCACTCAGGAGTCCTCCACGGAGCATCTCTTCAGGACGCTCCTTCTTAAATGGATTCCTGCCAGCACCCGTGCGCTGGAGCTCGGAAGCGCACGCTTCGCAGCCCCGCTCGCAGAAGCCGATGTCTGCGTCACGGTCACGGCGGATGCGGACGCTCCGGACGAAGAAAGCGGCCGAAGCCCCGGGCTTGAACGCATTCCGCTTCACTTTCCGCTCGGCAAAGCCGATCGGGAGCGCTATGGCGAAGCTCTTGAAGAGGCTTCTTTCGATGCAGTCGTCCTTGACGGGCTGAAGGAAGCGTTCACTACGGATAAGCTTCATGAACTCGTTCGCGAAATCGACATGGTTCTCAAGCCTTCCGGCGTGGCGCTCATTCTGCTCGATGCGGCTTCTCTGCCTCAATGTCTCTCGCCCGAGTTCGTCATTGCGCTCTTCGAACGCTTCGGGTTTGCGCTTGCGGAAAGAAAATCTGTCCAATCCCCCGTAAAGCAAACCTCCGCCGGACTGGTTTTCGTGCGCGATGCTACCAGGGTGCGGGCAAGGAAAAGCCTCCAGGGGCTTCTCGAAGAGGACCGGAAAACCACTACCTATAAGCTCGCGCTTATCAAGGCGCTTGCCGAAATCAACCTTTCCAACTCTGCCCGCGTACGATATCTCTCGCCGACGGACATGGATCGATACCTCCTTCGGTCGAAGATTCCGGATGCGCCTCATCAGGCGGCAATCCCGATGGGGCTCATTATTGAGCGCGTCGCAGCGCTTTACTGGCAGATCTACCGCAGGCATGCGCTCAATGAATCGGCGCCGCTTCCCGCTCAAATCGGGGGCGGCAGACGCCTCGAATTCGAGGAGCCTCTCAAGGCGCTCATCCGCCTCTACCAGGGCGACTGGCTCGCCTTCAGAAACGACTTCTACCTGGGAAGGCTCGCGGCCGGATCCGCACGCAGTCTCGCCTTCATCTCTCTTGCCCGGGCAATCAACAAAGCGCTTCAGCGCGGTCCCATCTTCTATGCCGGAAATTCCCTCGGCAATGATTCGAGCGCCATTGCCGGAAAAGACGGGAACCGCCTCTTTCGACTCGCAAAGGGAGCGGGCTTTCGATCGCTCGAAGAAGCAATCGCTCCCGCGCTCCTCGACCGGGCGGCAGGGACCTTCTACCTTCCCTCCGAGCTCTGGCGCGAACTCAATGTCTCTGCGCCCTGGCTCACGGAAGCCATCACGATCCGCTGGGCGAGGCTCTCGTCGGACTTTTCCCGCGGGGCCATGTCGCCCGGCGCCGTGGTCGACTTGATGACGCCGCCGGAAGACATGCGCGACACGAATTGGTCCCGGGGGCTCTTTCTCGAGCGCATCCGCACGGGGAACCTCCATTCCGTCTGGTCCGGCGTGGAGCTTTTCCCCAAAACGCTCGCCGTCGACCACATGATCCCGTGGTCGCGCACCCATACGAACGATCTCTGGAACCTTATGCCGGCCGAAACAAAGGAAAACGGCCAAAAATCCGACGGGGTTCCTTCTGCTCACTGTCTTGACAGAGCGGCAGACCGGATCATCCGAACCTGGAAGCTTTATGAAGGCTCATCCATGGGCACGCTCTTTCGCGCACAGGCTGAGTCGACGCTCATGGGCCGGGCGCTTCCTCAGAAAGACTGGGAAACGCCGATGATGGACGCGCTTCTCAGAAGCGCCGACGAAACGGCGCTCCAGTATGCCTGCCGCAGGTGGGAGCCTCCTCTGAGAGAGAACCTTTGA
- a CDS encoding Dps family protein, with protein sequence MTNTERLNAYVASLLVWNVKLHNLHWNVTGKLFKPLHEYTEALYDKAFDAYDEVAELLKMKGEMPHATLRGSVELSVIEEVSPRLFSSCEVVAEVEADMKKMAKLAREIRNAAAEEDDFQTQGIFEGYLAGYAKELWFLSAMRADAVKEGCCSAKA encoded by the coding sequence ATGACGAATACTGAACGACTCAATGCTTACGTCGCCTCCCTGCTCGTTTGGAACGTGAAGCTCCACAACCTCCACTGGAATGTGACCGGCAAGCTCTTCAAGCCCCTCCATGAGTACACGGAAGCTCTCTACGACAAGGCCTTCGACGCTTACGACGAAGTCGCCGAGCTTCTGAAGATGAAGGGCGAAATGCCGCACGCGACCCTTCGCGGGAGCGTGGAGCTTTCCGTGATCGAAGAAGTTTCGCCGCGCCTCTTCTCTTCCTGCGAAGTCGTTGCGGAAGTCGAAGCCGACATGAAGAAGATGGCGAAGCTCGCACGCGAAATCCGCAATGCGGCTGCTGAAGAGGACGATTTCCAGACGCAGGGCATTTTCGAAGGCTATCTCGCGGGCTACGCGAAGGAACTCTGGTTCCTCTCCGCCATGCGCGCGGATGCGGTTAAGGAAGGCTGCTGCTCCGCGAAGGCCTGA